One region of Ensifer sp. WSM1721 genomic DNA includes:
- a CDS encoding alkaline phosphatase family protein, giving the protein MQKKLLAIQVDGVSADTFEKYAHRLPNMNRLAVSGLRVRRLKSAVPATSVPGRATMLTGVGPELHGVYGNHIFRGDAFVAPLAEDLQAPTIAAHAKAAGLDVVTIGQALVDPADTSVYVSPWWMRGFMTGHRFGKMVTPEALSASRAIHDPENRLVLAGMTDMDAFREPVNDGAPPLIAGLALDQFINRAVVAMLGSDRPPDLVLTEIEMPDSFQHYLGYDSPGAIWSVEFADMLIGNLLAVLERTGRREDYVVAVASDHGHGPVDTAIFPEAILPEMHWMTEGASLYVSERASGDIESAAERLSAYGVELWNDDHLPERLRGTVAMFVAPPRHSFEERPKDASGPLSATGSPRAISTHGFRPGSPEDDRMFILSGNGVAPQIIESANANQFAPTLANVLGLSQAPYAGRTLIQGSQELELS; this is encoded by the coding sequence ATGCAAAAAAAACTGCTCGCAATTCAGGTCGACGGTGTAAGCGCCGATACCTTTGAGAAATATGCACATCGGCTTCCGAACATGAACCGCCTTGCCGTGTCGGGCCTGCGTGTCCGCCGGCTGAAGTCGGCCGTGCCGGCGACCTCCGTTCCTGGCCGAGCGACGATGCTGACCGGCGTCGGACCGGAATTGCATGGTGTTTACGGAAACCACATCTTCCGTGGGGATGCATTCGTGGCGCCACTGGCCGAAGACCTGCAAGCGCCGACAATCGCGGCCCATGCAAAGGCGGCCGGCCTCGACGTCGTGACAATCGGTCAGGCGCTTGTCGATCCAGCCGATACATCTGTCTACGTCTCGCCCTGGTGGATGCGCGGATTCATGACCGGTCATCGCTTCGGGAAAATGGTCACCCCGGAGGCTTTGTCCGCTTCGCGAGCGATCCACGACCCCGAGAACAGGCTCGTCCTTGCCGGAATGACCGACATGGATGCGTTTCGGGAGCCGGTCAATGACGGTGCACCGCCACTTATCGCTGGCCTTGCGCTCGATCAGTTCATCAATCGCGCTGTTGTCGCCATGCTGGGCTCAGATCGCCCCCCGGATCTCGTGTTGACCGAGATTGAAATGCCGGATTCGTTCCAGCATTATCTCGGCTATGACAGCCCAGGGGCGATCTGGTCGGTAGAGTTCGCCGACATGCTGATCGGCAACTTGCTTGCCGTCCTGGAGCGTACCGGGCGCCGCGAAGACTACGTTGTTGCGGTCGCTAGCGATCATGGTCATGGCCCGGTCGATACGGCGATCTTTCCAGAAGCTATCCTCCCCGAGATGCACTGGATGACGGAAGGCGCAAGCCTCTACGTTTCGGAGAGGGCTTCCGGCGATATCGAAAGCGCCGCAGAACGGCTCTCGGCGTACGGCGTCGAGCTCTGGAACGACGACCACCTGCCGGAACGTCTTCGCGGCACGGTGGCGATGTTCGTCGCGCCACCGCGGCATTCGTTCGAGGAGCGGCCCAAGGATGCGTCAGGACCGCTCTCGGCGACGGGCAGTCCGCGCGCAATTTCGACGCACGGCTTCCGACCGGGCAGCCCTGAGGACGATCGTATGTTCATCCTCTCCGGCAATGGTGTTGCGCCGCAGATCATCGAGTCGGCGAATGCAAACCAATTTGCGCCGACGCTGGCGAACGTGCTTGGGCTGTCACAGGCGCCCTATGCGGGGCGTACCCTGATCCAAGGTTCGCAAGAGCTTGAACTGAGCTGA
- a CDS encoding ABC transporter permease: MNMTTIENKLPVTRRIDVPTLLAAGWVLLTLIVALGAPLMAPYEITAIDLRHRLAPPVGFGGTTQHILGTDDLGRDIASRLLHSIRTSLLVAFGATAISVSVGTAIGFVAAYFRGLIEHLLLLMIDVQASLPFLIVALAMLAFFGNSLVLFVCLMGLYGWERNARLARGLAMAAGAQGYASATRQLGAHPMRVYLRHILPNSAATLLVAATVTFPEIVLVESGLSFLGLGVQPPMTSLGLMVAAGREYIARAPWMLLSPSLVIVLTAVSVSVLGDGLRDKLDPTLN, encoded by the coding sequence ATGAACATGACAACCATCGAAAACAAACTCCCAGTAACTCGCAGAATTGACGTGCCGACACTTCTCGCGGCGGGATGGGTTCTGCTCACGCTGATTGTCGCACTTGGTGCGCCGCTCATGGCACCTTACGAGATCACAGCCATCGACCTACGGCATCGCCTGGCGCCGCCTGTAGGTTTCGGCGGAACGACGCAGCATATCCTTGGAACCGACGATCTAGGCCGTGATATTGCCTCGCGTCTTCTGCATTCGATCCGCACCAGCCTGCTGGTCGCCTTCGGTGCCACCGCCATCAGCGTGTCCGTCGGCACGGCTATTGGATTCGTCGCCGCCTATTTCCGCGGACTGATTGAGCATCTCCTGCTCTTGATGATCGACGTGCAGGCTTCTCTCCCGTTTCTCATCGTGGCGCTGGCAATGCTTGCGTTCTTCGGCAATTCGCTAGTGCTGTTCGTCTGCCTGATGGGGCTTTACGGCTGGGAGCGCAACGCGCGGCTGGCACGGGGGTTGGCAATGGCAGCCGGGGCGCAAGGATATGCGAGTGCGACGCGCCAACTCGGCGCACATCCAATGCGCGTTTACCTCCGGCATATCCTGCCCAATAGTGCGGCAACGCTTCTGGTCGCGGCTACGGTAACCTTTCCTGAAATCGTGCTGGTGGAGAGCGGCCTGTCCTTCCTAGGCCTCGGTGTTCAGCCGCCGATGACAAGTCTCGGTCTCATGGTCGCCGCCGGTCGCGAATATATTGCCCGCGCCCCTTGGATGCTGCTCTCGCCAAGCCTTGTCATCGTGTTGACCGCTGTCTCCGTCAGCGTTCTTGGCGACGGGCTGCGCGACAAGCTCGATCCGACCCTCAACTGA
- a CDS encoding ABC transporter permease → MTATFIRYMSPKILRAAASVLVVVTFTFMVLRVSGDPALQILGPDARAPDIETFRQQFGLDQPLYVQYVRYILAAISGDFGNSMLTGKPALQVVFDRVPLTLALMLPALALTMLIGIPVGAYAAMHRDNWIDRAVMTMTVLGFTVPSFVLGLLLILIFSVTIRLFPSGGSDGWASLVLPVMTLALGGAAIIARFTRSAMIEVLSQLYIIAASAKGVTWRQVVRHHGFPNAIIPVLTLFGMMLGGQVAGAVLVESVFGWPGIGQLLVVSVGNRDLAVVQVILLLVALTMTSANLMMDLLYGVFDPRLRETSSGSR, encoded by the coding sequence ATGACCGCAACATTCATTCGTTACATGTCACCTAAGATCCTGCGCGCGGCAGCTTCCGTGCTCGTGGTCGTGACCTTTACATTCATGGTCCTGCGTGTCTCCGGAGATCCGGCGCTGCAAATTCTCGGCCCCGACGCGCGAGCTCCGGATATAGAAACGTTTCGTCAGCAGTTTGGGCTCGATCAGCCTCTGTATGTCCAGTATGTTCGTTACATCCTGGCGGCAATTTCCGGTGACTTCGGTAATTCGATGCTGACTGGAAAACCAGCCTTGCAAGTTGTCTTTGATCGCGTGCCTCTGACATTGGCACTGATGCTCCCCGCATTGGCGCTCACGATGCTGATCGGGATTCCAGTTGGTGCATATGCCGCCATGCATCGTGACAACTGGATCGACCGAGCCGTGATGACAATGACGGTGCTGGGCTTCACGGTACCAAGCTTTGTGCTCGGACTGCTGCTAATTCTGATCTTCTCAGTGACTATCCGCCTGTTTCCTTCTGGCGGCTCAGATGGTTGGGCAAGCCTTGTCCTGCCCGTGATGACGCTTGCACTGGGCGGGGCGGCCATTATCGCCCGCTTCACACGCAGCGCCATGATCGAAGTCCTGTCGCAGCTTTATATCATCGCAGCCAGCGCCAAGGGTGTGACGTGGCGCCAGGTCGTCCGTCATCACGGCTTTCCGAATGCGATCATTCCGGTGCTCACGCTCTTTGGCATGATGCTCGGCGGACAGGTTGCTGGCGCGGTCTTGGTGGAAAGCGTCTTCGGTTGGCCTGGCATCGGCCAACTGCTGGTGGTTTCGGTTGGAAACCGTGATCTCGCCGTGGTTCAGGTTATCCTCCTTCTCGTCGCCCTGACTATGACTTCGGCCAACCTGATGATGGATCTGCTCTACGGAGTGTTCGATCCGCGCCTGCGTGAAACAAGTTCAGGATCGCGATGA
- a CDS encoding ABC transporter ATP-binding protein — MSLLRLDAITRRFPLGSPLFGTRKYLAAVDGVSLEIESGKTTGIVGESGCGKSTTGRIALGLESPDSGRVLFGGSPLPPVDSKAWRAQRRQMQLVFQDTLAALDRRMTVRALIAEPLEVHAIGDAASRRQRVAELLDAVGLGEVHGALYPHQLSGGQRQRVVIARALAPKPSLLVCDEPVSALDVSVQAQIVNLLMDLQKDLGLGILFISHDLRLVRHVSDRIVVMYLGRVIEQGGADDVIHRPAHPYTQALVSAMPKLPGGFDHYVPLTGEPPSPADRPSGCPFHPRCPLAQDICRQNLPELLPSGPERKVACHRVRD; from the coding sequence ATGAGTCTGTTGCGTCTCGACGCCATCACCCGCCGCTTTCCACTCGGTTCCCCGCTCTTCGGAACGCGAAAATATCTCGCCGCCGTCGATGGCGTGTCGCTGGAGATCGAGAGCGGAAAGACGACCGGAATTGTCGGAGAGTCCGGCTGCGGCAAGTCCACCACCGGCAGGATCGCGCTCGGCCTGGAGTCGCCGGACAGTGGACGTGTGCTGTTTGGTGGTTCACCGCTTCCGCCGGTCGACAGCAAGGCTTGGCGCGCGCAACGACGTCAGATGCAACTCGTCTTTCAGGATACCCTGGCTGCACTCGACCGCCGAATGACCGTCAGAGCCCTGATCGCTGAACCGCTTGAAGTTCACGCGATCGGCGATGCTGCGAGCCGCAGGCAGCGTGTGGCTGAGCTTCTCGACGCCGTCGGGCTCGGAGAGGTCCATGGTGCGCTTTATCCGCATCAGCTTTCCGGCGGGCAGCGCCAGCGCGTTGTTATCGCGCGAGCGCTGGCCCCAAAACCTTCGCTCCTGGTCTGCGATGAGCCGGTGTCGGCACTCGATGTCTCTGTCCAAGCACAAATCGTCAACTTGCTGATGGACCTTCAAAAGGATCTCGGCCTGGGCATCTTGTTCATCAGTCATGACTTGCGCCTCGTACGCCATGTCAGCGATCGAATAGTCGTCATGTATCTCGGCCGAGTCATTGAGCAGGGGGGCGCCGACGACGTCATTCATCGTCCCGCCCATCCCTACACGCAGGCCCTGGTGTCGGCGATGCCGAAGCTTCCGGGCGGCTTCGACCACTATGTGCCGCTGACCGGCGAACCGCCGAGCCCCGCCGACCGACCGAGCGGCTGCCCGTTTCACCCACGTTGTCCGTTGGCACAAGACATCTGTCGCCAGAACCTGCCCGAACTCCTGCCGTCAGGTCCTGAGCGGAAGGTCGCCTGTCATCGCGTGAGGGACTGA
- a CDS encoding ABC transporter ATP-binding protein: MLNALLQDGARDAPSPVRVVESSAAALAINISGLTIAFGGLPVLHGVDLAIGKGEAVGIVGESGCGKSVTWRGVLGLLPKSAEVRGEAWLGDLDLIDTRRSVLDRVRGRRIAMIFQDPASALNPVHRVGAQISEALRLHRGLVGAAATAEARRLLDQVGIAEAGARLRAYPHELSGGQNQRVMIAIALAGRPELLIADEPTTALDATVQAQILLLLNELQRETGMALVLISHDLAAVGAVCDRVCVMYAGRIVESAPTHTLLTVPQHPYTRDLIGAIPPSDGPRARLVAITGAPPQRILPPGCAYAPRCRDAITACGTVRPELRLLSTQHSAGCLRLEVGGGR; the protein is encoded by the coding sequence ATGCTGAACGCACTCTTGCAGGACGGCGCGCGGGACGCGCCGTCTCCGGTTCGCGTTGTCGAAAGCTCCGCCGCAGCGCTAGCGATCAATATCTCCGGCCTGACCATAGCGTTCGGTGGCCTGCCTGTGCTGCATGGCGTCGATCTCGCCATTGGCAAGGGCGAAGCTGTCGGTATCGTTGGTGAATCTGGCTGCGGCAAGTCCGTGACCTGGCGGGGGGTGCTGGGCCTGTTGCCGAAATCCGCCGAGGTCAGGGGTGAGGCCTGGCTCGGCGATCTCGATCTCATCGATACGCGGCGATCCGTCCTGGACCGCGTCCGTGGCAGACGGATCGCCATGATCTTTCAGGATCCGGCCAGTGCGCTAAACCCGGTGCATCGGGTCGGCGCGCAAATTTCAGAAGCGCTTCGCCTGCATCGTGGGCTCGTGGGTGCTGCCGCGACTGCGGAGGCCCGCCGCCTCCTTGACCAGGTCGGCATTGCTGAGGCCGGCGCCAGACTTAGAGCCTATCCGCATGAGTTGTCTGGCGGCCAAAACCAGCGGGTGATGATCGCCATCGCACTCGCCGGCCGGCCCGAACTTCTTATCGCCGACGAGCCGACCACCGCGCTGGACGCCACCGTGCAGGCGCAGATCCTGCTGCTGCTCAACGAGCTTCAACGCGAAACCGGCATGGCGTTAGTGCTGATCAGTCATGATCTTGCGGCGGTGGGCGCGGTCTGTGACCGGGTTTGCGTCATGTATGCCGGTCGGATCGTTGAAAGCGCGCCAACACACACGCTTTTAACGGTCCCGCAACACCCCTATACCCGCGACTTGATCGGCGCCATTCCGCCATCGGATGGGCCGCGCGCGCGGTTGGTCGCCATTACCGGCGCCCCGCCTCAGCGCATCCTGCCGCCGGGATGCGCTTACGCGCCACGCTGCCGGGACGCGATCACGGCGTGCGGTACAGTCCGGCCGGAACTGCGCCTGCTCTCCACACAGCATTCTGCCGGTTGCCTTCGTCTCGAAGTCGGAGGGGGCCGATGA
- a CDS encoding ABC transporter substrate-binding protein: protein MQTTRRTFLSMTALAASTMALPRSILAATGQRPSLNIAVQDLRTILEPVDRNAIANVSWRVQYSIYDQLLRTDYNDNYRLHFALAKSLEQIDAKTYEIVLRDNVKFHDGSAMTADDVVYSLGPDRLRGEKAPGAAVFGNFLSSLADVQKVDDRTVRLVTKTEDPVFTDRLGAWGTQIISAKARNAASSYEAWAAKPIGTGPYKIGDVRDGDEITLVAHDEYWGGQPPFASIRFKRLPEIAARIAGLKAGDYDIVTDITPDHLDEIEGTNGLSVKGDEAMWFRFLTFSPLKTPVLKDVNLRRALASAIDREALADGLWNGRAKALNGWQLPIFGEINDPGRKGAAYDLDLVKELLAKSSYKGEEIPYPSVGNYYPMQLADNQALVEMWKAAGINVKLIICENWTQVKETGGIADTSGGAFYADPVSMLWQIIGPTNTLQATGGWTNAEFNALGHELETVTDITKRRAAFKRMQDIVEVEDPCITPLHTMPFLYGQKADVAWQPNPLPQMWLGPKLSPEPVV from the coding sequence ATGCAAACTACTCGTCGCACATTTCTCAGCATGACGGCTCTGGCCGCCAGCACAATGGCATTGCCCCGCTCCATCCTGGCAGCAACCGGCCAGCGGCCGAGCCTTAATATTGCCGTTCAGGACCTGCGCACCATTCTCGAGCCGGTCGACAGGAACGCCATCGCCAACGTTTCCTGGCGAGTTCAATACAGTATTTATGACCAGCTACTGCGGACCGATTATAACGACAACTATCGCCTGCATTTCGCACTCGCGAAATCGCTGGAGCAAATCGACGCGAAGACCTATGAGATTGTCCTGCGCGACAATGTGAAATTCCACGACGGCTCCGCGATGACCGCCGACGACGTTGTGTATTCACTCGGGCCGGACCGTTTACGGGGAGAAAAGGCCCCGGGCGCAGCGGTGTTTGGAAACTTTCTTTCCTCTCTTGCCGATGTACAGAAAGTCGATGATCGAACCGTCCGCCTGGTGACCAAAACGGAGGATCCGGTCTTCACAGACAGACTCGGCGCCTGGGGCACACAGATCATCAGCGCCAAGGCACGGAACGCTGCCAGCAGCTATGAAGCGTGGGCGGCGAAACCGATCGGGACCGGCCCCTACAAGATCGGGGACGTTCGTGATGGCGACGAGATCACGCTGGTTGCACATGACGAATACTGGGGCGGCCAGCCGCCGTTTGCCTCAATTCGCTTCAAGCGGCTGCCGGAGATCGCCGCCCGCATCGCCGGATTGAAAGCGGGAGACTACGACATCGTCACTGACATCACGCCGGATCACCTTGACGAAATTGAGGGCACGAATGGCCTCTCGGTTAAAGGCGATGAAGCGATGTGGTTTCGCTTTCTCACATTCTCTCCTCTCAAGACTCCCGTTTTGAAGGATGTGAACCTTCGACGCGCACTCGCTTCGGCTATCGATCGGGAAGCGCTGGCGGATGGCCTCTGGAACGGCCGGGCAAAGGCGCTCAACGGCTGGCAGTTGCCGATCTTCGGTGAAATCAATGACCCAGGACGCAAGGGGGCGGCATATGACCTCGATCTGGTCAAGGAGTTGCTCGCCAAGTCGTCGTATAAGGGCGAAGAAATCCCTTATCCTTCCGTCGGCAACTATTATCCGATGCAGCTTGCCGATAACCAGGCCCTCGTCGAAATGTGGAAGGCGGCCGGGATCAATGTCAAGCTGATCATCTGCGAGAACTGGACGCAGGTAAAAGAGACCGGCGGCATAGCAGATACCTCCGGCGGCGCCTTCTACGCCGATCCGGTTTCGATGCTCTGGCAGATTATCGGGCCGACAAACACGCTGCAGGCAACTGGCGGTTGGACCAATGCCGAGTTCAATGCGCTTGGCCATGAACTCGAGACTGTCACCGATATCACCAAGCGCCGCGCGGCTTTCAAACGCATGCAGGATATTGTCGAGGTAGAGGATCCCTGCATAACGCCGCTGCATACCATGCCCTTCCTCTACGGCCAAAAGGCCGATGTCGCCTGGCAACCGAACCCGCTGCCGCAAATGTGGCTCGGCCCGAAGCTGTCGCCTGAGCCCGTGGTCTGA
- a CDS encoding DeoR/GlpR family DNA-binding transcription regulator, whose translation MSLSHNRHKKLIEMIQIDGEVRVRDLMAQFNISEETARRDIKQLEQDGLVVRVHGGAVATQQPKLLAISSRAISGRTEKNAIAEVALGLLKPGQNLFFGGGSTVLSLAHRISMLPEMRIVTNMIDIAIAASEGRRHHVVMLGGDFNGDYRTVTGFTALRTLREQQIDIAFIGVNAVHPTLGVFDHEEVGQDLAATLAEQSRKIVVLADHSKIGSSARYRILPHSAITTIITDRKPAPDVLSALETAGTQILYPPQNPS comes from the coding sequence ATGTCGCTCAGTCATAATCGTCACAAGAAGCTCATCGAGATGATTCAGATTGATGGTGAAGTGCGAGTCCGCGATCTGATGGCGCAATTCAATATTTCCGAGGAGACCGCACGGCGAGATATCAAGCAGCTCGAACAGGATGGTTTGGTTGTGCGCGTGCATGGCGGTGCAGTCGCCACACAGCAACCGAAGCTCTTGGCCATTTCGTCGCGCGCCATCTCTGGGCGCACAGAAAAGAACGCCATCGCCGAAGTCGCACTTGGCCTGCTGAAGCCTGGGCAGAATCTTTTCTTTGGCGGCGGGAGCACGGTGCTGTCCCTGGCGCACCGCATATCCATGCTGCCGGAAATGCGGATTGTCACAAATATGATAGACATCGCGATTGCCGCCTCCGAGGGCCGCCGGCACCATGTCGTAATGCTGGGCGGTGATTTCAACGGCGATTATCGCACCGTGACTGGATTTACAGCCCTGCGCACGCTGCGCGAGCAGCAGATCGATATTGCGTTCATTGGGGTCAATGCGGTGCATCCGACGCTCGGTGTCTTCGACCATGAGGAGGTTGGGCAAGACCTCGCGGCAACACTCGCAGAGCAGTCACGGAAGATCGTCGTGCTCGCCGACCACAGCAAGATCGGTTCGTCGGCACGCTACCGTATCCTGCCTCATTCTGCGATTACGACAATCATCACTGATCGGAAACCCGCGCCGGATGTACTGAGCGCGCTTGAAACCGCCGGAACACAAATCCTGTATCCACCCCAAAATCCCTCATAA
- a CDS encoding GNAT family N-acetyltransferase, whose protein sequence is MPEPLNEDHEEELRSAAADDRIWQFLGANGATASGFRDWFVRMVTEMASRQRQVDVLRTVSAGKIVGAFGFNDIDVFEGRVTIGSTWLSPYAWGTNVNAEATFLLLKHLYEDLAVNRCEYFVHTGNVKMLGFLDRIGFVQEGVLRSRFRLRSGEICDLAVGSCLGGDWPIVKKRLQSRMDRKRFHLAVPNSTSLANDRAPSSATMSGLGACFSKPSSRH, encoded by the coding sequence GTGCCGGAGCCGCTGAATGAGGATCACGAGGAAGAACTCCGGAGCGCCGCGGCCGATGATAGAATCTGGCAATTTCTCGGGGCAAATGGCGCAACCGCTTCAGGTTTCCGGGATTGGTTCGTCAGGATGGTCACAGAAATGGCGAGCAGGCAACGGCAGGTCGATGTGCTTAGGACTGTTAGCGCCGGCAAAATTGTCGGAGCATTTGGTTTCAACGATATAGATGTCTTCGAAGGGCGTGTGACGATTGGCAGCACTTGGCTGTCGCCGTATGCTTGGGGTACCAACGTGAACGCAGAAGCGACTTTTTTGCTACTGAAGCATCTCTACGAGGACCTTGCGGTCAATCGATGCGAATATTTTGTTCATACCGGAAATGTAAAAATGCTTGGGTTTCTCGATCGGATCGGTTTTGTGCAAGAAGGAGTTCTCAGAAGCCGGTTCCGATTGCGCAGCGGCGAGATTTGCGACTTGGCTGTCGGCAGCTGCCTCGGCGGAGATTGGCCCATCGTTAAGAAGAGGCTCCAGTCGCGAATGGACCGAAAGCGCTTTCATCTGGCCGTTCCGAATTCGACGAGCCTTGCAAACGACAGGGCGCCGAGCAGCGCCACTATGAGTGGATTAGGCGCGTGTTTTTCCAAGCCATCTTCACGGCATTGA
- the asnB gene encoding asparagine synthase (glutamine-hydrolyzing) — translation MCGIFGFIAHARDMPLSRDALERCAEEIAHRGPDAGGCYIGRNFGFAHRRLSIIDLDPRSNQPFVEADTGIVITYNGEIYNFRELRVALEKEGAIFRTASDTEVICKAFARWGIDCLHMFRGMFAFALYDPSSQATFLVRDRLGIKPLYYADTPIGLAFSSQPSAILRWPGFNASIDPIGVSSFLSFRAVFGERSLFSNIMKMPPATWLRLQGGERQQERWWSPRPDKMEDAPIQEMIGAAVEEHLVADTPVATLLSGGLDSSIVAYEITNHSSLKPTCFTGVVEGEGYDESPFAAEVAATIRTPHRLVPLPSATDIEIVTRLIALRCHPLGMHNETAMYLLAESVGADYKVVLTGEGADELFAGYSRIYRLPFDLMRDGWLAWIPARFSRTIRRHIGLANERCSEFELFLNRYAYFPIDEKLSLATKAWSRAINGDHTLIEWMKDAYLAAGDSPAARIAGFFVEHHLTALLEMVDNTTMAAGVEARVPFTDHRIVARALSMRPAERLRWRSRWAAIKAFTTPISSFSERLDVSKVPLRDFYTQVLPSSVITRKKLGFPLPLGRWAAGEESRPFRDLLFKSTPAIADFIDVGALKAWYDSQAARASDAFGRQFWLISNLEIFLRQH, via the coding sequence TTGTGCGGCATTTTTGGTTTCATTGCGCATGCTCGAGATATGCCCCTTTCGAGAGACGCCCTGGAGCGCTGCGCAGAAGAGATTGCCCATCGCGGACCTGATGCCGGCGGCTGCTACATTGGCCGGAATTTTGGATTTGCCCATCGCCGGCTTTCGATTATCGATCTCGACCCCCGTTCCAATCAGCCGTTTGTTGAAGCGGATACCGGGATTGTCATCACCTACAATGGCGAAATCTACAATTTCCGGGAACTTCGCGTGGCGTTAGAGAAGGAAGGAGCGATATTTCGCACCGCATCCGATACGGAGGTGATCTGCAAGGCTTTTGCTAGGTGGGGCATCGACTGCCTACACATGTTTCGAGGAATGTTCGCCTTTGCGCTCTATGACCCGAGCTCTCAAGCCACATTCTTGGTCCGCGATCGTCTGGGAATAAAGCCTCTCTACTATGCTGATACTCCGATCGGCCTTGCTTTCTCTTCGCAGCCCTCAGCAATTCTTCGTTGGCCTGGTTTCAATGCGTCGATTGATCCGATCGGAGTGTCGAGCTTTCTTTCGTTCCGCGCCGTCTTTGGCGAGCGTTCGCTGTTTAGCAACATCATGAAGATGCCTCCCGCCACCTGGTTGCGCTTGCAAGGAGGCGAGCGGCAGCAGGAGCGGTGGTGGTCGCCGAGGCCGGACAAGATGGAAGATGCCCCCATTCAGGAGATGATCGGCGCCGCTGTTGAGGAACATCTTGTTGCAGACACGCCGGTAGCGACGCTCCTGTCCGGCGGGTTGGATTCCAGCATCGTTGCTTACGAGATCACAAATCACTCATCGCTAAAGCCCACCTGTTTCACCGGGGTTGTCGAAGGTGAAGGCTATGACGAAAGCCCGTTTGCCGCTGAAGTCGCAGCAACGATCCGTACGCCTCACCGCCTCGTTCCTCTGCCGTCGGCGACTGACATCGAGATCGTGACGAGACTTATTGCGCTGCGTTGTCATCCGCTTGGAATGCACAATGAGACGGCTATGTACCTCCTCGCGGAAAGTGTCGGGGCGGACTATAAAGTAGTGCTGACTGGTGAAGGCGCCGACGAACTCTTTGCTGGATACAGTCGGATCTATCGGCTGCCCTTCGATTTGATGCGCGACGGTTGGCTTGCGTGGATTCCCGCTCGTTTCAGCCGCACAATAAGGCGACATATCGGTCTGGCAAACGAGCGGTGCTCGGAATTCGAGCTGTTTTTGAATCGATACGCGTATTTTCCGATTGACGAAAAACTATCGTTGGCCACGAAAGCGTGGAGCCGTGCGATCAACGGCGACCATACGCTGATCGAGTGGATGAAAGACGCATACCTTGCGGCAGGTGACAGTCCAGCCGCACGCATAGCTGGCTTCTTCGTCGAGCATCATCTGACCGCCCTGCTGGAGATGGTCGACAACACGACGATGGCAGCGGGCGTCGAGGCTCGCGTTCCGTTCACCGATCATCGGATCGTTGCGCGAGCGCTATCAATGAGGCCGGCAGAGCGTCTGCGCTGGCGCAGCAGGTGGGCGGCGATAAAGGCTTTTACAACGCCGATCAGCTCGTTCAGCGAGCGTTTGGACGTCTCGAAAGTGCCGCTGCGGGACTTCTACACTCAGGTGTTGCCGTCGTCCGTCATCACACGCAAAAAGCTCGGCTTTCCGTTGCCGTTGGGTAGATGGGCAGCCGGCGAGGAATCGCGTCCGTTCCGGGACCTGTTGTTCAAAAGCACCCCAGCCATCGCCGACTTCATCGATGTCGGGGCGCTTAAAGCCTGGTACGACTCGCAGGCGGCTCGCGCGTCCGATGCGTTTGGGAGGCAATTTTGGCTCATCAGCAATCTCGAAATCTTCCTGCGGCAGCATTAG